A segment of the Corynebacterium liangguodongii genome:
GCCCGCGATACCGCTTTGATTATTGAGGGCGGCGGGATGCGTAACTCCTACACCGCACCCGCCGTCGTCAAGTTTATCGAGGAAGGCGTGCGCTTTGGCTGGGTTGGTGGGGTCTCCGCGGGTTCCGTCCACGCGGCGAACTACGCTTCGCGTGACGCGGAGCGGGCGAAAGCGGCGTTTACGGACCTCGTCTCCCACCCGAAGTTCGGCGGGTGGCTCAAGCTCGTGCGCGGCCAGGGCTACTTCAACTCCGAGTTCATCTATGGCGAATCTGAAGCGCTGCTGCCATTCGATTTCGAGGCGTTCACAGCCAGCGAGGTCGAGCTGCACGTTGAGGCGATGCGAGCGGATACGGGGGATACCGTCGCGTGGACGCGGCGCGATTTCGCGCGGCGTCCCGACCTCATTTTCCAGGCCACGCGCGCCTCCTCGACGGTGCCGAAGGTCATGCCGATCACGCTTATCGACGACGCTCCCTACGTCGACGGCGCCCTCGGCGAGTCGGGTGGTTTGCTTATCGACGCCGCGCAGCGCGCTGGGTTCGACAAATTCCTCGTCCTGGCCACACGTCCCCGTGACTTTGTGAAGAATCCGATCGCCCAGCCGGCGGCGGTGCGCCGCTTCTTCCGGCGCTACCCGGCGATCGGCGAGGCCCTCTTGGAAAGGGCGCGTCGCTACAATGCGTCGAAAAGCAAGATACTGGCCGCTGAAGCCGCAGGCCGCGCCGTCGTTCTCTTCCCTGACGACATGCAGGTCGAATCCACGGAGCGTCGCCTCGCGCGGCTGGACGCTAACTACCTCGCAGGCGAACGGCAGGTTGAGCGTGAGTGGGCCAGGTGGGAGAAGTTTCTCGCCTAACCCTGCTCGATGCGCGCGAAGGCTGTACGATTTATTAAAAATCCGTACGGTAGGAGGGAGTGAGAGCGCATGTCGGAGAGAGCAGGCGACGTCGTGATCGTAGGTGCCGCGCGCACACCATTTGGTAAGTTGCTGGGCGGGCTATCCACGCTGAGTGCGGTCCAGCTAGGAAGCCGCGCGATAAGGGGGGCGCTGGCGCAGGCCGGGGTCCCCGGCACGAACATCGACGCTGTCATCCTCGGGCAGGTCTTGCAAGCCGGGGTAGGGCAAAATCCGGCGAAGCAGGCCGCTCTCGGCGCCGGGATCAGCCCGGCTGCACACACGTCCACGGTGAACAAGGTCTGTCTCTCCGGGCTGACCGCGGTCATCGACTCGGCCCGCCTAATCCGCTCCGGAGAGGCGCGTGTCGTCGTCGCCGGCGGCATGGAATCGATGACGAATGCCCCACACATCTTGCCCGGCGCCCGCGCGGGCGTGAAGTTTGGCGCCATCGAGGCGATCGACCATATGGAATACGACGGCCTGCGCTCCGCCGAGCTCGGTATCTCCATGGGGCTGCTCACGGAACAATTCGCCGCATCCTTTCCCGTCGATCGCGCCGACCAGGATCGGGCGGCGGCCTTGTCCCACCAGCGCGCCCGTGCCGCCACGGACGAAGGGATCTTTGCCGCAGAGGTCGTGCCTGTGACGATCAACCGCAAGGGTGAGGTGACCATTGCTGCCGACGAGGGAATTCGTGATGGGGTTACCACCGATTCCCTGAGGAAGCTGCGACCCGTGTTCTCCTCCGAAGGCGAGATCACGGCGGGTAATTCTTCGCCACTTTCCGACGGCGCCGCGGCAGTGGTGCTGACCACCCGGGCGCATGCGGAAGAGGCTGGCTGGCAGGTGCTGGCTACCCTGCGAGCACCGGGACAAGTCGCCGGGCCCGATGCGTCGCTGCAGGCCCAGCCGGCCAACGCTTTACACGCCGCACTGATCCGGCAGGGCTGGAGGATCACTGACCTCGACCACATCGAGAT
Coding sequences within it:
- a CDS encoding patatin-like phospholipase family protein — protein: MIDARDTALIIEGGGMRNSYTAPAVVKFIEEGVRFGWVGGVSAGSVHAANYASRDAERAKAAFTDLVSHPKFGGWLKLVRGQGYFNSEFIYGESEALLPFDFEAFTASEVELHVEAMRADTGDTVAWTRRDFARRPDLIFQATRASSTVPKVMPITLIDDAPYVDGALGESGGLLIDAAQRAGFDKFLVLATRPRDFVKNPIAQPAAVRRFFRRYPAIGEALLERARRYNASKSKILAAEAAGRAVVLFPDDMQVESTERRLARLDANYLAGERQVEREWARWEKFLA
- a CDS encoding acetyl-CoA C-acyltransferase, giving the protein MSERAGDVVIVGAARTPFGKLLGGLSTLSAVQLGSRAIRGALAQAGVPGTNIDAVILGQVLQAGVGQNPAKQAALGAGISPAAHTSTVNKVCLSGLTAVIDSARLIRSGEARVVVAGGMESMTNAPHILPGARAGVKFGAIEAIDHMEYDGLRSAELGISMGLLTEQFAASFPVDRADQDRAAALSHQRARAATDEGIFAAEVVPVTINRKGEVTIAADEGIRDGVTTDSLRKLRPVFSSEGEITAGNSSPLSDGAAAVVLTTRAHAEEAGWQVLATLRAPGQVAGPDASLQAQPANALHAALIRQGWRITDLDHIEINEAFASVSVHSARALGVNPEVVNPHGGAIALGHPIGASGARLVVHAAHSIAAGAARRAGVALCGGGGQGEALLLEA